Proteins encoded within one genomic window of Haladaptatus sp. QDMS2:
- a CDS encoding molybdopterin biosynthesis protein, with the protein MVGVSRKEFRELASPEEAREAIASLNLGGGSESVPLAEARGRVLAERIDAGMDVPGFDRASMDGYAVRARDTFGADEADPAVLDLVGAVHAGVEPDVEIAEGECAEISTGAVMPSGADAVVIVERTDERDGKIEMRTAVAPGDSVMLAGADIAAGERALGPGTRITPREIGLLSALGVESVPVRAKPRVGIISTGDELVRPGQSLNSAAGQIFDVNSYTVAAGVEDAGGEAVLYPHAGDDYDEMERLLTKAATECDLVLSSGSTSASAVDVIYRVVEEQGELLLHGVAVKPGKPMLVGRLEESAYIGLPGYPVSALTIFQTFVAPAIRDAAGVQAPAVATARGKMAVRERYGEGRMRLMPVGLVEDGAGDLLVYPVDKGSGATTSLVEADGVVVVHPDTAFLDAGEEVEVDLFSPDVRPPTVFGVGEDDPALSRLLDRIERPRYLSVGSREGLRRLRNGIADVAVTTTGGEPEFDTVELGGWTREWGLVVQAGNPENVAGLADLVDRDLRFINRGTAAGLRTSFTDALATLAEERGQTRHDLVSAISGFDLTVKAHESPARKVADGRADVGLGLRATAEKLDLGFVSLGTEQVRVFANPDRVSKPGVAALETAIEDGDAVFADLPGFETA; encoded by the coding sequence GTGGTCGGCGTGAGCCGCAAGGAGTTTCGTGAGCTCGCGTCGCCAGAGGAAGCCCGTGAAGCAATCGCGTCGCTGAACCTCGGTGGCGGGTCAGAATCGGTGCCGCTGGCCGAAGCCCGTGGTCGCGTTCTCGCAGAACGCATCGACGCGGGGATGGACGTCCCCGGCTTCGACCGGGCGAGCATGGATGGCTACGCCGTGCGAGCGCGGGACACCTTCGGCGCGGACGAAGCGGACCCCGCCGTCCTCGACCTCGTCGGGGCTGTCCACGCAGGGGTCGAACCGGACGTCGAAATCGCAGAGGGTGAGTGTGCTGAAATTTCGACCGGGGCGGTGATGCCATCGGGTGCGGATGCGGTGGTCATCGTCGAGCGAACCGACGAACGCGACGGGAAAATCGAGATGCGAACCGCGGTGGCCCCCGGCGACAGCGTGATGCTCGCAGGGGCGGACATCGCCGCGGGTGAGCGTGCTCTCGGCCCGGGAACTCGAATTACGCCCCGAGAAATTGGGCTGCTCTCTGCACTCGGCGTGGAGTCGGTGCCAGTTCGGGCGAAACCCCGCGTCGGCATCATCTCGACGGGAGACGAACTGGTTCGCCCCGGCCAATCGCTCAACAGCGCCGCCGGGCAGATTTTCGACGTGAACAGCTACACCGTCGCGGCGGGCGTCGAAGACGCGGGCGGCGAGGCGGTTCTCTACCCCCATGCCGGTGACGACTACGACGAGATGGAGCGACTGCTGACGAAAGCCGCCACCGAGTGCGACCTCGTCCTCTCGTCGGGTTCGACGAGCGCCTCCGCGGTGGACGTCATCTACCGCGTCGTCGAGGAACAAGGCGAGTTGTTGTTACACGGCGTCGCCGTGAAACCCGGGAAACCGATGCTCGTCGGGCGACTCGAAGAGTCCGCGTACATCGGCTTGCCGGGGTATCCCGTCTCCGCGCTCACCATCTTCCAGACGTTCGTCGCGCCGGCGATTCGTGATGCGGCGGGAGTTCAGGCCCCCGCCGTCGCGACCGCTCGGGGGAAGATGGCCGTCCGCGAGCGCTACGGCGAGGGTCGAATGCGCCTCATGCCGGTCGGCCTCGTCGAAGACGGGGCAGGCGACTTGCTCGTCTACCCAGTTGACAAGGGCAGCGGCGCGACGACGAGCCTCGTGGAGGCAGACGGCGTCGTCGTCGTCCACCCGGACACGGCATTTCTCGACGCTGGCGAAGAAGTCGAGGTGGACCTCTTCTCGCCCGACGTCAGGCCGCCAACCGTGTTCGGCGTCGGCGAGGACGACCCTGCACTCTCGCGATTGCTCGACCGCATCGAACGGCCGCGCTATCTGTCCGTGGGGAGCAGAGAGGGGCTCCGCCGCCTGCGAAACGGCATCGCCGACGTTGCGGTGACGACGACGGGCGGCGAGCCGGAGTTCGACACTGTGGAACTCGGCGGCTGGACCCGCGAGTGGGGGCTGGTGGTGCAGGCGGGCAACCCCGAAAACGTGGCCGGTCTCGCAGACCTCGTGGACCGCGACCTGCGATTCATCAACCGCGGAACGGCCGCCGGCCTAAGAACTTCGTTTACCGACGCCCTCGCCACACTCGCCGAGGAGCGCGGCCAGACGCGCCACGACCTCGTGAGCGCAATTTCCGGGTTCGACCTCACCGTGAAAGCCCACGAGAGTCCGGCCCGGAAGGTCGCCGACGGGCGTGCCGACGTGGGACTCGGTCTTCGTGCGACCGCGGAAAAACTGGACCTCGGATTCGTCTCGCTCGGAACCGAACAGGTTCGCGTGTTCGCGAATCCGGATCGAGTTTCGAAACCAGGGGTCGCGGCGCTCGAAACGGCCATCGAGGACGGTGACGCCGTGTTCGCAGACCTCCCCGGCTTCGAAACGGCATAG
- a CDS encoding HAD family hydrolase, giving the protein MVGADYDFWLFDLDGTLIDVDWGYTREVFDRVGDRMGRPFTDREAEILWHGLGGKRDDRLVEWGIDPNEFWPAFHAVEDPQARAEATYLHDDATFVADLTTPVGIVTHCQPFLTGPVLAHLGIGDWFDTVVCCSDDLGWKPDPGPVTHAMSQLDVETSARGVLAGDGSNDIGAAWNAGLDGIHVERHDPHRRGECVLGDYRVASFDELWRLVKATADRTATEATD; this is encoded by the coding sequence ATGGTTGGGGCTGACTACGATTTTTGGCTATTCGATTTAGACGGAACGCTCATCGACGTCGACTGGGGGTACACCCGCGAGGTGTTCGACCGGGTCGGCGACCGGATGGGCCGTCCGTTCACCGACCGGGAGGCCGAAATCCTCTGGCACGGCCTCGGCGGCAAGCGCGACGATAGGCTCGTCGAATGGGGCATCGACCCCAACGAATTCTGGCCCGCGTTCCACGCCGTAGAAGACCCACAGGCCCGCGCCGAGGCGACCTATCTCCACGACGACGCCACGTTCGTCGCGGACCTCACGACGCCCGTCGGCATCGTCACCCACTGCCAGCCGTTTTTGACTGGGCCGGTTCTCGCGCATCTCGGCATCGGCGACTGGTTCGACACCGTCGTCTGTTGTAGCGACGACCTCGGCTGGAAACCGGACCCCGGCCCAGTCACCCACGCGATGTCGCAGCTCGATGTCGAAACCAGCGCACGCGGTGTGCTCGCTGGTGACGGGTCGAACGACATCGGCGCGGCGTGGAACGCCGGCCTCGACGGGATTCACGTCGAACGCCACGACCCGCACCGACGGGGAGAGTGCGTCCTCGGCGACTATCGCGTCGCGTCGTTCGACGAACTCTGGCGACTCGTAAAAGCAACGGCTGACCGGACTGCGACCGAAGCGACTGATTAG
- a CDS encoding CBS domain-containing protein, whose translation MTLRDIARPREELVSASPDTPVTELATQMRERTVGSVVIEEAGKPIGIVTDRDLAMKIVATGKDPLNMTAADVMNGNTVTVDIDAGVFDVCQTMREHAVRRLPVMENNQLTGIITLDDIIVLLEDELHDLSEVIRSESPPYALP comes from the coding sequence ATGACACTGAGAGATATCGCGCGACCACGAGAGGAACTCGTCTCCGCGTCGCCAGACACACCAGTTACCGAACTCGCAACCCAGATGCGCGAACGCACCGTCGGCAGCGTCGTCATCGAGGAAGCCGGAAAGCCAATCGGTATCGTCACGGACCGCGACCTCGCGATGAAAATCGTCGCGACGGGTAAAGACCCGCTGAACATGACCGCCGCGGACGTGATGAACGGGAACACCGTCACCGTAGACATCGACGCGGGCGTCTTCGACGTCTGCCAGACGATGCGCGAACACGCGGTGCGCCGGCTTCCGGTGATGGAGAACAACCAACTGACCGGCATCATCACGCTGGACGATATCATCGTCCTGCTCGAAGACGAACTCCACGACCTCTCTGAGGTCATCCGGTCTGAATCGCCGCCGTATGCGCTCCCCTGA
- a CDS encoding 4a-hydroxytetrahydrobiopterin dehydratase, with amino-acid sequence MADLLSEDELESRLPSGWEKDGDEITRTYEFDDYLDGVEFVNEIAEIADEEFHHPEIIIGYKEVEVRLTSHEEGGITEKDTHLAGRFNDVQ; translated from the coding sequence ATGGCAGACTTGCTCTCAGAGGACGAACTCGAATCGCGACTCCCGAGCGGCTGGGAGAAAGATGGCGACGAAATCACGCGAACCTACGAGTTCGACGACTACTTGGACGGAGTCGAGTTCGTGAACGAAATCGCGGAAATCGCCGACGAGGAGTTCCACCACCCGGAAATCATCATCGGTTACAAGGAGGTGGAAGTGCGCCTCACGAGCCACGAAGAGGGCGGCATCACCGAGAAGGATACCCACCTCGCGGGACGATTCAACGACGTGCAGTGA
- a CDS encoding Hsp20/alpha crystallin family protein — MSALREALRDLPDAVFADLLESDDSYLLVIDFPGVTKETVDVRVEDGRLHIEARREKDLPTEYRYLKEDRSMFLDVDLPLPPKVTGTDAEGAVSRGVLEITLPKRSAAPGTSIPISDE; from the coding sequence ATGTCAGCGCTGCGCGAAGCCCTGCGTGACCTCCCGGACGCAGTGTTCGCAGACCTCCTCGAGAGCGACGACTCGTACCTCCTCGTTATCGACTTCCCCGGTGTCACCAAAGAGACCGTGGACGTTCGCGTCGAAGACGGCCGCCTTCACATCGAGGCGCGGCGCGAGAAAGACCTACCGACGGAGTATCGCTACCTCAAGGAAGACCGCTCTATGTTCCTCGACGTGGACCTCCCACTCCCACCGAAGGTGACCGGCACGGACGCAGAAGGAGCCGTTTCGCGAGGCGTCCTCGAAATCACCCTCCCGAAGCGAAGTGCCGCTCCCG
- the lwrS gene encoding LWR-salt protein: protein MTDANYAFSVRVRPRIGRPDLRLSPAEFELQLSKTASQPGDDGWLFFRDYLWRGNLNDEEYFRRELESALDMRVTSVSFSGLRTSPEYLEALKSEIRAHLDLFNAETVEEVLNKYLGSSIQVE, encoded by the coding sequence GTGACCGACGCAAACTACGCCTTCTCGGTTCGGGTTCGCCCCCGTATCGGTCGACCGGACCTGCGACTTTCGCCCGCGGAATTCGAGCTGCAACTGTCGAAAACGGCCTCCCAGCCGGGTGACGACGGCTGGCTGTTCTTTCGCGACTACCTCTGGCGGGGCAATCTGAACGACGAGGAGTACTTCCGGCGCGAACTCGAATCGGCGCTCGATATGCGGGTGACGAGCGTCTCCTTTAGCGGCCTGCGGACGTCTCCGGAGTATCTGGAGGCGCTGAAGAGCGAGATTCGTGCGCACCTGGACCTGTTCAACGCTGAAACGGTCGAAGAAGTGCTGAACAAGTATCTCGGCAGTTCGATTCAGGTCGAGTAG
- the hemA gene encoding glutamyl-tRNA reductase, with protein sequence MREAGVISGVSVSHKDACVETIEAACAPDQQIGVETLLAQEGVKEAFVLQTCNRAEAYVVTATPELGRRVLADYLADVPEEAITERTHEASLRHLMRVAAGLESLVIGEDQILGQLRTAYLDARGVGALGRLLDDGIAKAIHVGERARTETEINEGTVSLASAATSLAAREMDLTNATALVIGAGEMGSLAATSLADTVSRLYVANRTLPRAQAIVDVIEAEATAISLADVPAVVPDVDLVVTATGSPTPILDGNTLSKAGELLVIDLAQPRDVAKRVEGLDNVTLWDLDRLESITDEAHEQRKEAAERVAEMIDREFEHLLTQYKRKRADRVIAAMYESADRLKAHELATAFSQLEANGDLNEDQRAVVESLADSLVGQLLSAPTRSLRDAAEEDDWTTINTALQLFDPDFGSEPPAFVKALSEADRPNSAATSAEDD encoded by the coding sequence ATGCGTGAGGCCGGCGTCATTTCGGGCGTGAGCGTTTCCCACAAGGACGCCTGCGTCGAGACGATTGAGGCGGCTTGCGCACCGGACCAGCAGATAGGTGTCGAGACGCTGCTCGCACAGGAGGGCGTCAAAGAGGCGTTCGTCCTCCAGACGTGTAACCGCGCAGAGGCCTACGTCGTCACGGCAACGCCAGAACTCGGTCGGCGCGTCCTCGCGGACTATCTCGCAGACGTCCCCGAGGAGGCAATCACGGAACGAACCCACGAGGCCAGCCTTCGCCACCTCATGCGCGTAGCGGCCGGCCTCGAATCGCTCGTCATCGGCGAAGACCAGATTCTCGGCCAGCTCCGCACCGCGTATCTCGACGCCCGCGGGGTCGGCGCGCTCGGCCGCCTGCTCGACGACGGGATTGCGAAGGCCATCCACGTCGGCGAACGCGCCCGTACCGAGACCGAAATCAACGAGGGAACCGTCTCGCTCGCGAGTGCGGCAACCTCACTCGCCGCTCGCGAGATGGACCTCACGAACGCGACGGCGCTCGTCATCGGCGCGGGCGAGATGGGGTCGCTCGCGGCTACTTCGCTCGCCGACACCGTTTCTCGACTCTACGTCGCGAACCGGACGCTGCCGCGTGCACAGGCCATCGTCGACGTCATCGAGGCGGAGGCGACCGCCATCTCGCTCGCCGACGTCCCGGCAGTCGTCCCCGACGTGGACCTCGTGGTCACGGCCACGGGCAGTCCAACGCCGATTCTCGATGGCAACACGCTGTCGAAAGCGGGCGAGTTGCTCGTCATCGACCTCGCCCAGCCCCGCGACGTCGCAAAGCGCGTCGAAGGGCTCGACAACGTCACCCTCTGGGACTTAGACCGACTCGAATCGATAACCGACGAGGCCCACGAACAGCGCAAAGAGGCGGCAGAACGGGTCGCAGAGATGATCGACCGCGAGTTCGAACACCTGCTCACCCAGTACAAGCGAAAGCGCGCAGACCGCGTCATCGCGGCGATGTACGAGAGCGCAGACCGCCTGAAGGCGCACGAACTCGCCACGGCGTTCTCCCAACTCGAAGCGAATGGCGACCTGAACGAAGACCAGCGTGCGGTCGTCGAATCGCTCGCCGATTCGCTCGTCGGGCAGTTGCTCTCCGCGCCGACACGGAGTCTTCGCGACGCGGCGGAGGAAGACGACTGGACGACCATCAACACCGCCTTGCAGTTGTTCGACCCGGATTTCGGGTCTGAACCACCCGCGTTCGTGAAGGCGCTCAGCGAGGCAGACCGCCCGAACTCCGCCGCGACCAGCGCCGAAGACGACTGA
- the glp gene encoding gephyrin-like molybdotransferase Glp, producing the protein MSDQLRDAGFKQLTRVDAARDRLRDAVSPHGRTGAVPLEDADGRVLAEPITSNRNVPHYRRAAMDGFAVRAADTFGASDRSPNVLRVATGEVAPGSGVRVHTGSELPPGADAVVMVEHVDRVGDDLEVFDAVAEGENVAPEGEDVEAGQQLYDAGHRLRPSDLGLLKSTGVATVSVYEPPRVTVIPTGEELVEADPKPGEVVETNGLTVSRLVERWGGDADYQEIVTDDETALREAVAGNLDADIVVTTGGSSVGERDLIPDVVADMGDVFVHGVALKPGHPVAMGVVEDTPIIMLPGYPVACIINAVQFLRPALKWAGRMPLEEFPTVEARLSRKIRSDVGDRTFVRVRLTDDESEPVATPTRASGSGVLSSVALADGWVEVPESSEGIAEGETVAVQNWEWSA; encoded by the coding sequence ATGAGCGACCAACTTCGTGACGCGGGGTTCAAGCAACTGACCCGCGTCGATGCGGCCCGCGACCGACTCCGGGACGCAGTCTCCCCCCACGGTCGAACTGGCGCCGTGCCCCTCGAAGACGCAGACGGGCGCGTTCTCGCAGAACCGATTACCAGCAACCGCAACGTCCCCCATTACCGGAGGGCCGCGATGGACGGGTTCGCCGTCCGGGCAGCGGACACCTTCGGCGCCTCCGACCGGTCGCCGAACGTACTTCGCGTGGCAACCGGCGAGGTCGCACCCGGAAGCGGCGTCCGCGTCCACACCGGGAGCGAACTACCCCCAGGTGCGGACGCCGTCGTCATGGTCGAACACGTAGACCGTGTCGGTGACGACCTCGAAGTGTTCGACGCGGTTGCGGAGGGCGAGAACGTCGCCCCGGAGGGCGAAGACGTCGAAGCGGGCCAGCAGTTGTACGACGCCGGACATCGACTCCGACCCTCCGACCTCGGCCTGTTGAAATCGACCGGCGTTGCCACGGTTTCGGTGTACGAACCGCCCCGAGTGACCGTGATTCCGACCGGCGAAGAACTCGTCGAGGCGGACCCGAAACCGGGCGAGGTCGTCGAGACGAACGGTCTCACGGTGTCTCGGCTGGTCGAACGATGGGGCGGTGACGCCGACTATCAGGAAATCGTCACCGACGACGAAACCGCGCTCCGCGAAGCCGTAGCGGGGAATCTCGACGCAGATATCGTCGTCACGACGGGCGGGTCCTCCGTCGGCGAGCGCGACCTGATTCCGGACGTCGTCGCCGACATGGGCGACGTGTTCGTCCACGGTGTCGCGCTCAAACCCGGCCACCCCGTCGCGATGGGCGTGGTCGAAGACACGCCAATCATCATGCTTCCTGGCTATCCCGTCGCGTGCATCATCAACGCCGTCCAGTTCCTTCGCCCCGCGCTCAAATGGGCGGGTAGGATGCCCCTCGAGGAGTTCCCGACGGTCGAGGCGCGCCTCTCGCGGAAGATTCGAAGCGACGTCGGCGACCGGACGTTCGTCCGCGTTCGGCTCACCGACGACGAGTCGGAACCGGTTGCGACGCCGACGCGAGCGAGTGGCTCTGGCGTCCTCTCGAGCGTCGCGCTGGCAGACGGCTGGGTCGAAGTGCCAGAATCGAGCGAAGGAATCGCCGAAGGTGAGACTGTCGCGGTCCAGAACTGGGAGTGGTCGGCGTGA